The DNA region TTCAGTAGGTTGTAAACATAGATTAAAACagtttttcctctaatttatgaCTTTCCTTGTATCGCGTTCACATTTTTATCCTCGTAAAAAGCATCGCACGATCTATAAATTAAAAACTATTTCCCACCAAAAGTCTCATTGCTTAAACTTACATGTTTTTACCCCTTTGCACTGAACGTGACGTTATCTGCTTAAAATACTTTCACGAACAGCGGTGAAATAGTTTTAAAATACATCTACTACTTATGGTTCATGCACCTTATCAATCTATAAGGTGATTCGCGGCGATATAGATCGCGCTGTAGAGATAAACGATCAATGGTATTGAAAGATTTCGTTTAATGTCTACACATGCTCCATTGAACTCGCTTCGCGATATTCCATAGATAATGCTTGCAACAACATTCTAGACAATGCGTGTATTGTACAAACGAGCAAGTAGATGAACGCGTTACGCGGTGTGATGATATATTGTCCGTAAATCGTCGTTCTATTTATAGAAAAATCGTGATTAGGAGCGTACTCGGATTCGTAAACACTATATTCTTTTCGGCACGAAATCATCGATCGTATTAATTTATCTCCGATGTACGTAAAAGCCTATGACATAACATTTTGAATAATACGCGGAGGTCTTTGATCGTATTGCATATGGATATGGATTCAGGTGGAGCTCGGTTAAATGGCAAGGTCGATCGACGTACAGCGAGCATTACCTACACGATTTTCACTACTTAAATGTCGCAAATGAGAGGTCTCGGTTGAGGTTAGCTTACAAAGGAACGCAACACGTGTCCGTGTAGCTTGTAACAATGGCATAGAAATTCCGCCCGCAATAGGTGGAacatattatctttaaaaattatacatatgCTGGTATAGCGGGCATTAGGGGAATACCCGATCGTCTCCTGCTTAACAGTTGGCTATGTATCTTGTTCGCTTATTTATCCATTGGTTTTGAAACCGCTCGTTTCGATTTCTTAGCCGTAAGACGAGAGGGGGCATTACATGATGAGTTTTCACCGTTACAACGAAATTCCTGGAATTGTTAATAAAAAGTACCAGATACCTTGCGATATGTAGTAAATCCATTTAAGAACGGGGGGATTACTCGTAgagttaaataaaaatgcatTGTGCTTGATTGGTACAAGGAAATGGAATGATTCGACAGATAACTTAGAGCATGTAACTCGATTAATCATCTGGGAACTAGTATCGCGTATAGTACGATGTTCCATGGAATCCTTTTCGTTTGCGGTCGTGTATCTTGTATTATCACAGCACGTATAGCGATTACATGCGATTTCATTCCTACTTTTATCATTTGTAACGTTTGCTAGATAAAAAGAGTTTTCTTCGTGTACACACTCGAAACTACACTCAGTCGCGCAGGTTCTTAGGCAAAGCTTGTTGCGATACACAAGGCGCgatatattatttctttttttttgtcggcgTTACAGTCGGGGGAAGGTGTTTCAATGCTTAAGGATCGTTTAACATGTAATACAAAAAATCGCTTTATTTCAAAGCAATCGTAGTAGTAATgggtttttataaattttttttagatactaTATTACATatggcaataaatattttaaaaagttggaaaaaatattctacaatatcTTCACAGTAATAAAGTGTAATGTACTCCTGCTTTTTATATACACATTTATACAAACTTATGCATGTATAGAATTAAGAGCACGCTTATTAATAAATGTAACGTCTTCGTAAAAATGTGTTATTACAATTTCCCCAAGTATCGGCGTGAAAAAGCGACGCGTCGCGCAATTATATAACGCTGGCAAAAACTGAATGGCTCCTCCGCATTGTAATTTGCTCGTTGCTATCGTCTCATTAGTTTTAAAATGAATCATGGAAGCTATTGCTTTATCATTAGTTTAACATCACAGAACGGTTGCTTTTAATTTCTACCCACCCTCGCTGAACTTAATTTGTAGAGAAACATTGCCCAGCAGAATGCATCGAGAGGCTGCAAACAAGATTATTATTACTAAGGAATTCGTCACCCGTGCGTCGTCAAAATGTGAAACCGTTGATCAAACACCATAATGATTTCTCCCCgtgattctttttcttttttatcttaTCAGGCTTGTATTCTCATACGTATTCTTCGTCAACTTATCAACTTCGGGAAACAACAGTTCGAAAGCAAGATACACATTGGAAGTATAAAATTTCTGCGATCACATGTAAAACTTACTTTAAGGGATGAATAATGTGTGTCGCCGCCAAACAATGCGTATAATAATCGCCTAACGTGTAATCCTATAAATACGTTCTGCCCTCGTTTCCAATGTACTGTGTACACATATACATTAATGAAAAATTGCACAGAGTTTAAATCGTAGATCCATGTGTTATCTATAAGATTGAGCTTTATACAGAAAGTTAAATATAAGtaacacgaaaaaaaaaatacccattactattcaattttctttttataactAAAAACTACGTACAGCTGTATTATTACTCTACAGATTTCGAAATGCAAATGAAATATACATTATCCACAGAAATGTACACGTGCGCTCCCTTCAAAGAATACAAATTTTACAATgagtttcaatgaaatttaataACTATACAATTCAATATGTGTACATACACCGTAACTGCTCGCGTCTCCTCTGAACTCCCAAAGTGCAGTACTATACTACTTCAGAAACAAGTatctttaaaaagtgtccgtagctgttttaaaatatttctcaagTGCGCGTTCCGATAATACTGCGTCGGATTCAATGTCCCTATAGAAATCAGTTGCTACTGAAGACGTCATTTCCGAACAGCTGGTTCATTAAAATATCCTGTACCCCCTCTAGTTAAGCTCAGCGCCGCATCGTTctttaaaattcttaataaaTTTCAAGAATTGTCAACCCATAGGAATCCCTCGAAATCTCCGAATAAAACATGTCCAAAGATTTAGACCTCCTTGCGtgtagaataaattttaaagatacTATAACGTGAGTAATAATCTACAGACTTCGCTTGGTCAGACCAGTATTTATATTGAGttcaaaaatattcaattcAAATATAGCGTAGAGTATATTACTAGGATCAACAACTAGAACTTTTTATATACACAAAGTAAAAGATAATTTAACACCTGAAACTACGTACTACTAGCTATGCCTGGTTAGACCTCCTACTTCTGCGAGAAGAACTTGAAAATAGTGGACGTGGTTTGTATAAGTCATCGCTTGAGTAACGCTGGCTGCTCCTGTGCCGGCTGAAATTGCATAACAAATCAATTGCAACGTGAAGAGTACAATCGGGAATAGCTAAGAACTAAAGCTGcatatttataagaaaaaaaataaaagtctgAAATTCTTACTCGGCAGAATAAAATTTGAGAGCGGATAAAAGTCAGAAAGTCGTCCACAAAGTTCATCATTTTACGTACCCTTTGTcttctttaattaaattcgatGACGGTATTTTCTCACTGGTCGCAGATACGTCGCTTTCTGGACTCAGAGGCATAACAAAGTTCTCACCGTTTAGAAGCCCTTGCGGAGCGCATATGTTCGCCTGAAGCCGTTGCTTTTTAGACGCAACCAGCTTCCTTTTCTTTATACTACTTAGAGCATCCTCGTTAGGTAAATTCAGTGCTTTCTTATGGCCGTCATTGTTATTATTCGAGTTATTTAATAGTATATCCGTCAGTGGGCTAGACGAGTGTTTGCGTTTAGGCAAAGGCGGAGCCATAGCCTTCGGCATGGAAGATACGACTTGCCCCCCCAAACTCTCAATTATATCCTCCAAGGAACTGTTCTCTACCAATTCCAGCGACTCTAGGAAGCTGCAGAACTTCTCTGACCTCTCATTGTCCACTTTGAAGTAACGACAATCTTCGTTGTCCTCAGATGAAGCGGACTCTATGGCTTCTTCATCCTTAACGGCCGTCACAGGCTCTTCCTTAATCATACTTGTACTTATTTCAAACTGGCTGTACTCTTCAGCATCCTGAGAAACAACTTCCTCTTTAACCTTCGATATTGTAGGCATTTCCAGAATCTTCTCATCCTTTATATCAATCGAATCGTCATTTTCTCCATCCGATTGATTCGATATTCCGTCTTTGATAGTGTCACTCATGCCAGCGCTGACAGAATTAGGTTCCTGACATAGTTCGTCTTCCTCTGGTTTAGGCGTAACAGTCTCTTGCTTTATTACAACCTTGTCGAAGGGCGTTTCTATTTCTTCTCGCTTTGCTGCATTGCTTTCTACTGTGTCTTCTACGGCAGAAATTGTCTCCTTATTTCGCAATTCTTCCTCCCTGTCAGAGGACGTTGCCTGCACATCAGGACTCTCTTGCCGTGGCGTCACTTCCTCTATCGTCTTACTAGGGAGCGACTGGCTTAACGATTGCTGTATGCATAGTTCCATGTCCGacaattttaatttcaagtcGCAATGTGCTTCCAGCAAATCCTTGGTGCCTGCTTCTGTCTGCAGCATCATTATCGACCTCTCTTCCAATGTTAAATTGCTATGGTTCTCAGGGTATGGCTCTTCGTATTCCTCGTCTGGTATTTCTATTATCTGAACCCGCTCTTCGTCTGGCACGCTTTCGAAGTTGTCATTATTCGCTGCGTTCGACTGCGCCGGAGGTTCTGCCTTATGAAGCTTCTTCTCCGTCTTCCTATTCTCCCCAAGCTTCTGTTTCTCTATCTGCTTCCTAATTTTCATTAACTTCTTGGCCTCGTGTATGTTCTTCGCAAATTTCGGCTTCTTCACCTTCACTTCCCCCGAAGAGCTACCTTCGCCAAGCAACGGTCGTTTCTTCAGAGGCAAGTTATTGTCAGGTGGTTCCGGTTCCTGCTTAGCGTACGATTCATAGTTACTGCTGCCATCCGTTGTGTACCCCGCGTTCGACCCTGACGCCTTATCCAACTTGTAACTGGACTGCTCCGACGATAATTTCAATTCGCTCGTGTGCGCCTCCTCGATATTGTCAGACGTCTCGCTACCGGAATTACTCATGTGATTCGCCTCTTTGGATAAACTCGACGTGCCCGACTTGCTATTCGTGATGCTAGAACTGGAATTACTGGATTGTGAGCTTTTGCTACTCGAGCCGTTCGAACCGTCTCTGTCCGTGGAGCGCCGGTCGTTAGAATTTTTCCTCAAGCTAGAATGATCATCCTTCGGCTTCGACTTCTTCTCTTCTCTACGCTTCTTCTCCTTACTCTGCGAATCACTTTTACTCTCCTTTTTACCGTCCAATTTCTCATTCCGCGTTGAGCTTTTATTCTGTACGTGATTCTTCGGATCCTTCTTGCCATTTACTTTATCACTGCCCGACTTAATGTCCTTCTTCGCTTCGGACCTCTCCAGTTTCTCTTCCTTCTCGCTTTTAATAATCTTCTTTATGTCTTGTTTGTCTGACCTCTCCGTTGAGTCGACTTTAGTACTCAGATGGTTCTTAGACTTCGCATCTTTCGAGCTGCGTCTTTCGTCTCGCTTGCCCTTATCTTTCGATTCGCTTCTCCTCTCTTTCCCATCGACTTTGTCCGACGTCCTAACAGTCTTAATTTCGTGGGAACTCAACGAGGAATTTTTGGAAGAGGAACTTTTGTGATCCTTTCTATATGATTTCTTATCCTTCGGAGAGTCTTTCCTGTCTTTGTTCTCCTTGTTCGGCTTCCCTTCCTTGTCTTTGTTCAACTTCTCCTTCTCCGTTAGTTCCTTCTTTTCTCTGAGTTCCCTAATTTTCTCTTTATAGAGATCTTTTAGATCCTTTCCCTCCTTGCTGACGCTATCCTTTTTATCCGTCTCCTTGATCTTATCGTCCTTCGTCTTCGCGTAATTATCCTTCTCCGAATCCTTACTCTTCTCCGCGCCGTCTCTCGGCTGATCGCCTTTGTCTTTCGATTTACTTCTATCGTACTTGTCGTACTTTGTACTGCTGTGACTTCTTTGCTTCTTCTTGTCACTGCTCCTGTCCCTGCGGTGCTTTTCATCCCTCACGTGATTCTTCTCCCTCGACTTTGATTTAGACTCGCCGTCCCTACTCCTGTCTTTGTTATTCTTGTGCTCGTACTTATCCTTCGCGCTGCTGTCCATCGCGTCGCGAGAATTCTCTTTAGAGGACAGGCTGTTCTTCGCAGCTTTAGAATCTTTAACATCTTGCGCATCTTTACCTTTACttaattcaaaaatattcttaCTTCTATTCCTACTGGACTCGTATTCCCGGACCGCTTTAAAATTCTCTTTAACATTCTTAGCATCGCATCTGTCTTTATTCGCTTCGTCCTTCAGCGAATCGTGCAACGGCGTAGACGCATGATTCGAGGATCCGTAGTCTGTCACGATCGACAACCGCGAATCCGAGGAGACTTTGCTCAGCTGCGAATCCTGGTTACTGTAATCGAAGTTGTCCCTCGACAGCTCGTTACAGAAATCAGGGCTTCTCGATCTGTGGCTGGTCAGCTCCGATATTCCTGATAGATGCGAATCGTTCGAGATATTAGACTCGTTCAGGTTCATGATGTCTATCGGCTCGAAAGTCGGGCTatcttcctcgtcctcttccgtCTTGTCGTCCGATTTCccggagatatttaaatttaaattactaCCAGTCTTATTAAAAGCTTTACCATTCTCGCCTTTCTCCTCCGAATATATTTGCCCGTTCTCCAGGCTGTTAATTTTATTCCTCTCCACGGGGATATCCTCCTCTTGCGATTTCTGTTCGTAAAACAACTTCTCCTCTTTCCTCGCCTCTAGATCCTCCATCGCGTCCACCGATTCCAAAGACACGTCTTTCAAGCTATTCTTGTCAGACTCCGGAGAGACGGGATCCAAATCCTTAGGTAATAAATCTTTAAGGCCACACGcgccgtttctttctttcgcctTCGGCCTTTCTATACCTAGAAATTTGTATACTACATCCTCGATCTGAGACATGAAGACAGAATACACTTTTGGATTTACTACTTGATCCACTATGCGCTCTACACCGGCATCCAAATACGGAGCCTCGTGTATGTGCTTGCGCAAAGTCTCCCTCAACTGATTTTTGTTCAAATCCGGCTTCCATGGTTGCTTGTCGAGAAACGAGTTTACCGATCCCTCGACTCTCGTGCGTAAATTCTGATACGCCGGCTGTAACGGAAGTGATATAAATTACCATTAACGATAATCCTGTATTCCCAGTCGTCGCGGAGAAATAGTCCACGGCTACTGTTACGTGTGCAAACGTAGCGTTTGaaaagtataaataaatgtaatacaGCGGTAATTGTGTCTCAAGGTAGCGAAACGCTATTTTAGAATGGCTTCTCGAAACTGTGGGAATTATCCCAGGTTTTGGAGACAGTGAATATGTTGGTGAGAAAATTAATGCGTACCTTTGTATCAACATCAGCGATACATTCTTTACGAAATTGATCGAAGATCCCTTGAGATTTAACTTCCCCAACGATGTGATCCACTAATCGTGGATCACCCGCCAACAGGGTGTTGGACAAACCCAACTCCATACTAAGTAATCTATTCAAAACAATTGTAATTCACTTGAACACTATACAACCATTCATTTTCGTGATCGAAGTCATCCCGTGAAACAGTATGCAGCCATACTCCTCTGGCTTTGCGTTAGGTTAAACACCGTATCTGTGTGAGTGAGGAATAATAATCAGTGATGCCAATCcattttacttctttatttaCGACCATAGAGTATAAACTCGTGAAGAGGCGTAACGTAGATGTTTGTATCGCTGGTAAGTTTTGCAGCGGGTGATTATTACACTACGACTGGCACTAGgaaattgaaatacaagaatTACCAGATCTTCAGTGGAATGATCGGGAATTAcataaacaatttgtttatttacaCGGGCATTTGTATTCTGAGGTTTTTGGGTACTGATCGCACTAATATTGTCActatgggcgaattccacttacgcccaaatcgcccgtgattttcattaaagtaGGTTtttctatacgcgactggacgcaaagttgattttctcgaaaatgaagcgcaatatcataaaattttattcctttttctcgatttatttaattgttatgAGTCGAAAAGAcacagtaactttttttgatatcgcgcttcattttcgagaagattgactttgaaattcttgacgttgcatcCAGTCGCGTAtgggaaaacctaccttaatgaaaattgcgggcgatttgggcgtaagtggaattcgccctataTTGCTTCTAAAAATCAGGGCCGGTGTAAACTTTTTGGGAGGCCGGGTTCTATAATTTTGc from Andrena cerasifolii isolate SP2316 chromosome 13, iyAndCera1_principal, whole genome shotgun sequence includes:
- the LOC143375915 gene encoding uncharacterized protein LOC143375915 yields the protein MELGLSNTLLAGDPRLVDHIVGEVKSQGIFDQFRKECIADVDTKPAYQNLRTRVEGSVNSFLDKQPWKPDLNKNQLRETLRKHIHEAPYLDAGVERIVDQVVNPKVYSVFMSQIEDVVYKFLGIERPKAKERNGACGLKDLLPKDLDPVSPESDKNSLKDVSLESVDAMEDLEARKEEKLFYEQKSQEEDIPVERNKINSLENGQIYSEEKGENGKAFNKTGSNLNLNISGKSDDKTEEDEEDSPTFEPIDIMNLNESNISNDSHLSGISELTSHRSRSPDFCNELSRDNFDYSNQDSQLSKVSSDSRLSIVTDYGSSNHASTPLHDSLKDEANKDRCDAKNVKENFKAVREYESSRNRSKNIFELSKGKDAQDVKDSKAAKNSLSSKENSRDAMDSSAKDKYEHKNNKDRSRDGESKSKSREKNHVRDEKHRRDRSSDKKKQRSHSSTKYDKYDRSKSKDKGDQPRDGAEKSKDSEKDNYAKTKDDKIKETDKKDSVSKEGKDLKDLYKEKIRELREKKELTEKEKLNKDKEGKPNKENKDRKDSPKDKKSYRKDHKSSSSKNSSLSSHEIKTVRTSDKVDGKERRSESKDKGKRDERRSSKDAKSKNHLSTKVDSTERSDKQDIKKIIKSEKEEKLERSEAKKDIKSGSDKVNGKKDPKNHVQNKSSTRNEKLDGKKESKSDSQSKEKKRREEKKSKPKDDHSSLRKNSNDRRSTDRDGSNGSSSKSSQSSNSSSSITNSKSGTSSLSKEANHMSNSGSETSDNIEEAHTSELKLSSEQSSYKLDKASGSNAGYTTDGSSNYESYAKQEPEPPDNNLPLKKRPLLGEGSSSGEVKVKKPKFAKNIHEAKKLMKIRKQIEKQKLGENRKTEKKLHKAEPPAQSNAANNDNFESVPDEERVQIIEIPDEEYEEPYPENHSNLTLEERSIMMLQTEAGTKDLLEAHCDLKLKLSDMELCIQQSLSQSLPSKTIEEVTPRQESPDVQATSSDREEELRNKETISAVEDTVESNAAKREEIETPFDKVVIKQETVTPKPEEDELCQEPNSVSAGMSDTIKDGISNQSDGENDDSIDIKDEKILEMPTISKVKEEVVSQDAEEYSQFEISTSMIKEEPVTAVKDEEAIESASSEDNEDCRYFKVDNERSEKFCSFLESLELVENSSLEDIIESLGGQVVSSMPKAMAPPLPKRKHSSSPLTDILLNNSNNNNDGHKKALNLPNEDALSSIKKRKLVASKKQRLQANICAPQGLLNGENFVMPLSPESDVSATSEKIPSSNLIKEDKGRHRSSQRYSSDDLYKPRPLFSSSSRRSRRSNQA